A stretch of the Caminicella sporogenes DSM 14501 genome encodes the following:
- a CDS encoding PPC domain-containing DNA-binding protein, which translates to MDYKKFGNTYVMRIDRGEEIIETLKKFCIENEINLASVKGIGLVNKAKIGIFDTSKKKYNFIELTGDYEITSLLGNISTMNDEICIHLHINLADHECKTYGGHLDLGIIGVTGELIIEAIDGKVDRAFNEEIGSNLLKFD; encoded by the coding sequence ATGGATTATAAAAAATTTGGAAATACATATGTAATGAGAATTGATAGAGGAGAAGAAATAATTGAAACGTTAAAGAAATTTTGTATTGAAAATGAAATTAATTTAGCTTCTGTAAAGGGAATAGGATTGGTAAATAAGGCAAAAATAGGTATATTTGATACTAGCAAAAAAAAGTATAATTTTATTGAATTGACAGGAGATTATGAAATAACGAGCTTATTGGGCAATATATCTACTATGAATGATGAAATATGTATTCATTTGCATATAAATCTTGCAGACCATGAATGTAAAACTTATGGTGGACATTTGGATTTGGGGATTATTGGAGTTACTGGAGAGTTAATAATAGAAGCTATAGATGGAAAAGTAGATAGAGCTTTTAATGAAGAAATAGGTTCTAATTTATTAAAATTTGATTAA
- the yjeM gene encoding glutamate/gamma-aminobutyrate family transporter YjeM codes for MSTNVKSKNKLTLVSLVLMIFTSVFGFANMPRAFYLMGYAAIPWYVLSALTFFVPFAFMMAEYGAAFKNETGGIYSWMSKSVGPKYAFIGTFMWYASYIIWMVNVGSSIWIVFSTAIFGTDTTSSWSIFGLSSTQTLGILGVMWILLVTYISTKGLEKIKKITSIGGTAVALLNIVLLLGAIAVLVGNGGQLAQPINSIKSFTNSPNPDFQNIIAILGFLVFAIFAYGGTEVTGGLVDQTENPEKTFPKGITIAAIVISVGYAIGIFFIGIFTNFSEVLNSESVNMGNVAYIIMNNLGYQLGQAFGLSEAASISIGNWIGRYVGISMLLALTGAFFTLTYSPLKQIINGTPKEIWPGKMGEIKDGIPKNAMWIQCIIVIVMILLVSFGGDTAKEFFEKLVLMTNVAMTLPYMFISGAFIGFKNKTEIKKPFEVFKTRTSSIIASVVVTLTVGFANFFTIIQPATEGDIKSTIWSIIGPLFFTLVAILMFNRYEKKVKLNSAKQKLQKTA; via the coding sequence ATGTCAACAAATGTAAAATCTAAAAACAAATTAACTTTAGTTTCATTAGTACTAATGATTTTTACTTCTGTATTTGGTTTTGCTAATATGCCAAGAGCTTTTTATCTAATGGGCTATGCTGCTATTCCTTGGTATGTTTTATCTGCTCTAACTTTCTTTGTTCCTTTTGCATTTATGATGGCTGAATACGGTGCAGCTTTTAAAAATGAGACAGGTGGAATTTATTCGTGGATGTCAAAATCAGTAGGTCCTAAATATGCTTTTATAGGTACTTTTATGTGGTATGCTTCTTATATAATTTGGATGGTAAACGTTGGTTCATCTATATGGATTGTATTTTCTACTGCAATATTTGGAACAGATACAACTTCAAGTTGGTCAATATTTGGTTTAAGTTCTACTCAAACATTAGGAATTTTAGGTGTTATGTGGATATTATTAGTAACATATATATCAACTAAAGGATTGGAAAAAATTAAAAAAATAACTTCTATAGGTGGTACAGCAGTAGCATTGTTAAATATAGTTTTATTATTAGGTGCAATTGCTGTATTAGTAGGCAACGGTGGACAATTGGCACAGCCAATTAATTCTATTAAATCTTTTACTAATTCACCTAATCCCGATTTTCAAAATATCATTGCAATACTAGGCTTTTTAGTGTTTGCTATATTTGCATATGGCGGAACTGAAGTTACTGGAGGTTTAGTTGATCAAACTGAAAATCCAGAAAAAACTTTCCCTAAAGGTATAACTATTGCTGCAATTGTTATTTCAGTTGGATATGCTATAGGTATATTCTTTATAGGAATTTTTACTAATTTTAGTGAAGTTTTAAATAGTGAAAGTGTAAATATGGGTAATGTAGCTTATATAATCATGAATAATCTAGGTTATCAATTAGGACAAGCTTTTGGATTAAGTGAAGCTGCTTCAATTTCTATTGGTAATTGGATAGGAAGATATGTTGGTATATCAATGCTACTAGCTTTAACAGGTGCATTTTTCACATTAACTTATTCTCCTTTAAAACAAATTATAAATGGTACGCCAAAAGAAATATGGCCCGGAAAAATGGGTGAAATAAAAGATGGTATTCCTAAAAATGCTATGTGGATTCAATGTATAATAGTTATAGTAATGATATTATTAGTTTCTTTTGGAGGCGATACTGCTAAAGAATTCTTTGAAAAGTTAGTATTAATGACAAATGTCGCTATGACTCTACCTTACATGTTTATATCAGGAGCTTTTATTGGATTTAAAAACAAAACAGAAATTAAAAAACCATTCGAAGTATTTAAAACTCGTACTAGTAGTATAATTGCTTCTGTAGTAGTTACATTAACTGTAGGTTTTGCTAACTTCTTTACAATAATACAACCTGCTACTGAAGGAGATATTAAATCTACAATTTGGAGTATTATAGGTCCTTTATTCTTTACATTAGTTGCAATACTTATGTTCAATAGATATGAAAAGAAAGTAAAATTAAATAGTGCAAAACAAAAATTGCAAAAAACTGCTTAA
- a CDS encoding alpha-hydroxy-acid oxidizing protein — translation MNYKILLENARKNIKSCRVCQVCDGKACKGEIPGIGGKGTGLGFIRNYEKLREIKINMDTIYSLQEVDTSIKLFGKRFKYPIFAAPIGDVKLNYSDFFTEYEYQKAIVVGCKNAGTIAFTGDGVKDYVFKKPLEVIGENDGWGIPTIKPWKKDEILRKIRLAEEKKVLAVAMDIDAAGLALLGMQGKPVSPKSVDDLKEIIASTKLPFILKGIMTVKGALKAVEAGAYGIVVSNHGGRVLDETLSTIEVLPMISREVKGKLKIFVDGGFRSGLDVFKAIALGADAVLIGRPYSIAAYGGGIEGVEFYTNKIGGELHNTMIMTGAKDLNSIDESMVTIVK, via the coding sequence ATGAATTATAAAATATTGTTAGAAAATGCTAGGAAAAATATAAAATCTTGTAGAGTTTGTCAAGTATGTGATGGCAAAGCATGTAAAGGAGAAATACCCGGTATAGGAGGAAAGGGTACAGGATTAGGATTTATAAGAAATTATGAAAAATTAAGAGAAATAAAAATCAACATGGATACAATATACAGCTTGCAAGAAGTAGATACGTCTATAAAACTTTTTGGAAAGAGATTTAAATATCCTATTTTTGCAGCTCCAATAGGTGATGTAAAATTAAATTACAGTGATTTTTTTACTGAATATGAGTATCAAAAAGCTATTGTGGTAGGATGTAAAAATGCTGGAACAATTGCTTTTACAGGAGATGGAGTAAAAGATTACGTTTTTAAAAAGCCTCTTGAAGTTATAGGGGAAAATGATGGGTGGGGTATACCAACTATTAAACCTTGGAAAAAAGATGAAATATTGAGGAAAATAAGATTGGCAGAAGAAAAAAAAGTTTTGGCAGTTGCAATGGATATAGATGCTGCAGGTTTAGCTTTATTAGGTATGCAGGGAAAACCCGTTTCTCCAAAGTCTGTTGATGATTTGAAAGAAATAATTGCTTCTACTAAATTGCCTTTTATTTTAAAAGGAATAATGACTGTAAAAGGAGCTTTAAAGGCGGTAGAGGCAGGAGCATATGGAATAGTTGTTTCTAACCACGGTGGAAGAGTATTAGATGAAACTTTATCAACTATAGAAGTTCTTCCAATGATAAGTAGAGAAGTTAAAGGAAAATTAAAGATATTTGTAGATGGTGGTTTTAGGTCTGGTTTAGACGTTTTTAAGGCTATAGCATTAGGAGCAGATGCTGTATTGATTGGAAGACCATATTCAATAGCAGCTTATGGAGGAGGTATTGAAGGAGTAGAGTTTTATACTAATAAAATTGGTGGGGAACTTCATAATACAATGATAATGACAGGAGCAAAAGATTTAAATAGTATAGATGAAAGTATGGTTACAATTGTAAAATGA
- a CDS encoding mechanosensitive ion channel family protein: MNFLNIEEIKNFSVNNINLGLKPFISSLIILIVSVILIKLVMIITQKIINITKFNEQREKTIKSIIDSVAAYFILTFAVLTILSEFGLIKKATVLTGAGILTLIAGFGAQNLIKDVINGFFILFERQMKVGDFVGINESYYGTVEEIGLRATAIREWTLRKIYIPNGEIKTLKNFYKDKARVIVEVIIPFEENHDEVKKALIDVCSIINEKYSDKLYKIGNTNYSEFNLLGITSLDGKYGGAKYVITGVVLPHHQWFMRNRTYEMILQTLNERKIKIGYPKFWLYENSK, encoded by the coding sequence ATGAATTTTCTAAACATAGAAGAAATAAAAAATTTTTCTGTAAACAATATTAATTTAGGTCTTAAACCTTTTATTTCATCTCTTATTATTCTAATAGTTTCTGTAATTTTAATTAAATTAGTTATGATAATAACTCAAAAAATAATTAATATAACTAAATTCAATGAACAAAGAGAAAAGACAATTAAAAGCATTATAGACTCTGTTGCTGCATATTTCATTCTCACATTTGCCGTATTGACAATATTAAGTGAATTTGGATTAATAAAAAAAGCAACTGTACTTACTGGAGCAGGTATTTTAACTTTAATTGCTGGTTTTGGAGCTCAAAATCTCATAAAAGATGTAATAAATGGATTTTTTATATTATTCGAAAGACAAATGAAAGTTGGAGATTTTGTAGGAATAAATGAAAGTTACTATGGAACTGTTGAAGAAATTGGCCTTAGAGCTACAGCCATAAGAGAGTGGACACTCAGAAAAATATATATTCCTAATGGAGAAATAAAAACTTTAAAAAACTTTTATAAAGACAAAGCTAGAGTAATCGTAGAAGTAATTATTCCATTTGAAGAAAATCATGATGAAGTAAAAAAAGCTCTAATTGATGTCTGTTCTATAATAAATGAAAAATACAGCGACAAATTGTATAAAATTGGCAATACCAATTATTCTGAATTTAATCTACTCGGCATTACATCTTTAGATGGAAAATATGGAGGTGCAAAATACGTCATAACCGGTGTAGTTTTACCTCATCATCAATGGTTTATGAGAAATCGTACATATGAAATGATTTTACAAACTTTAAATGAAAGGAAAATTAAGATAGGCTATCCAAAATTTTGGCTTTATGAAAACAGTAAATAA
- a CDS encoding DUF1015 domain-containing protein encodes MAVVRPFKGIRPRGDIVDKVASLPYDVMNREEAKEMAKRNKFSFLHVVRSEIDLDDSVNQYDELVYKTARKNLDNMIKEGILIQDEKPVFYIYRQIMDGRVQTGIVGCTSIDDYMNDIIKKHEFTRPEKEIDRIKNFDYCDANTAPIFLTYRKNDDINKIVNEWIKFHKPVYNFTSEDDITHIVWIIDDENTITKINKKFAEIDYLYIADGHHRSASSVKVGLERRKQNQNYTGNEEFNYFLSVIFPDEDLFIMDYNRVVKDLNGLSVEEFIKKVREKFEVEEYTDKGQYKPIQKHTFGMFLEGKWYKLTAKEGTYDENDPVDRLDVSILQRNLLNPILGIENPRTDNRIDFVGGIRGLVELERRVAKDMKIAFSMYPTTIDDLLSIADAGKVMPPKSTWFEPKLRSGLFVHRLSD; translated from the coding sequence ATGGCGGTAGTAAGACCGTTTAAAGGAATTAGACCACGAGGTGATATTGTAGATAAAGTAGCATCATTACCATATGATGTCATGAATAGAGAAGAAGCAAAGGAAATGGCAAAACGAAATAAATTTTCATTTTTACATGTTGTACGTTCTGAGATAGACCTAGATGATTCAGTTAATCAATATGATGAATTAGTATATAAAACAGCTAGAAAAAATCTAGATAATATGATAAAAGAAGGTATACTTATTCAAGATGAAAAACCGGTGTTTTATATTTATCGACAAATAATGGATGGAAGGGTACAAACGGGTATAGTTGGCTGTACTTCTATAGATGATTATATGAATGATATAATTAAAAAGCATGAATTTACAAGACCTGAAAAAGAAATAGATAGAATAAAAAATTTTGACTACTGTGATGCAAATACTGCACCTATATTTTTGACATATAGAAAAAATGATGATATAAATAAAATTGTAAATGAATGGATTAAATTTCATAAGCCCGTTTATAATTTTACAAGTGAAGATGATATTACTCATATAGTTTGGATTATTGATGATGAAAATACAATTACAAAAATTAACAAAAAATTTGCAGAAATAGATTATTTATATATAGCTGATGGTCATCATAGGTCTGCTTCTTCTGTAAAAGTTGGATTAGAGAGAAGAAAACAAAATCAAAATTATACGGGAAATGAAGAATTTAACTATTTTTTATCTGTTATATTTCCAGATGAAGATTTATTTATAATGGATTACAATAGAGTTGTTAAAGATTTAAACGGATTAAGTGTAGAAGAATTTATTAAAAAAGTAAGAGAAAAATTTGAAGTAGAAGAATATACAGATAAAGGACAATATAAGCCTATTCAAAAACATACTTTTGGTATGTTTTTAGAAGGCAAATGGTATAAATTAACTGCAAAAGAAGGTACTTATGATGAAAACGACCCGGTAGATAGATTAGATGTATCAATTTTGCAAAGAAATCTACTTAATCCAATTCTTGGTATTGAAAATCCAAGAACAGATAATAGAATAGATTTTGTTGGAGGTATTAGAGGATTAGTAGAATTGGAAAGAAGAGTTGCTAAAGATATGAAAATTGCTTTTTCAATGTATCCTACTACTATAGATGATTTATTGTCTATAGCAGATGCAGGAAAGGTAATGCCTCCAAAATCAACTTGGTTTGAACCAAAACTTAGAAGTGGATTATTTGTGCACAGATTATCTGATTAA
- a CDS encoding glutamine synthetase — protein MNNLLYFIPPEKHNSDDLILLLNSHPEIKFVSLVAVDLGNNHTDEKIPIEIFKKDIENFLNSGVQTDGSSVFLPKIAELNNAKVDIIPDLNVKWFIDYNHDNIDPDTNLPIGTLIIPSYLVHDEKYVGSRSVLKSAISNFKSQMINLFKTNSHLLKEFGINSTDNIEDVILTTATELEFWVQTPGDKADIENLSTSQILKEQYWKRTIGPVRTALEKSLELLNKYDFEAEMGHKEVGGIPSSLNKDGRFTHIMEQLEIDWKYSTAMQTADNELMAKNIIKDIFVRHGLDVTFLAKPIEGVAGSGEHTHVGVAVKLKDGKIINLFTPSDMNKYYLSSIGWGALMGLLKNYEVVNPFITSSNDALNRLKPGFEAPVCIVSSIGHKVEIPSRNRTVLAGLIRDHNNPLATRFEIRSPNPTTNTYLATAAIYQAMLDGIKNIISANKTNEELLKEFSKSVGEEGFYLEKDRAYRSEEDVFEHYTEEERNKLFGIPPATVWENIKNLDVYKDKVKILNDGNVFTKNIIESFKTSILIQWTTELKNRIIPSNMELVRSCKKLHDSNTATDLDVVNWEKINEIRYELMKDSLNKKSLFTKIREAIDNKQYDLVSSLQLEMNNKIQLLKELYLQYKKNLFEIIE, from the coding sequence ATGAACAATTTACTCTATTTTATCCCACCAGAAAAACATAACAGTGATGACTTAATATTACTTCTCAACAGTCATCCTGAAATTAAATTTGTATCTCTTGTTGCAGTTGACTTAGGTAATAATCATACTGATGAAAAAATCCCAATTGAAATCTTTAAAAAAGATATAGAAAATTTCTTGAACAGCGGTGTACAAACTGACGGTTCAAGTGTTTTTCTACCTAAAATTGCAGAACTTAATAATGCAAAAGTAGATATAATTCCAGATTTAAATGTAAAATGGTTTATTGATTACAACCATGACAATATTGACCCTGATACAAATTTACCTATCGGTACATTAATCATACCTTCATATTTAGTACATGATGAAAAATATGTAGGTTCTCGTTCAGTACTAAAATCTGCCATATCTAACTTTAAAAGTCAAATGATTAATCTATTTAAAACAAATTCTCATCTTTTAAAGGAATTTGGCATCAACTCTACTGATAATATCGAAGACGTTATATTAACTACTGCAACAGAACTTGAATTTTGGGTACAAACTCCGGGTGATAAAGCAGATATTGAAAACCTATCTACATCTCAAATCCTTAAAGAACAGTACTGGAAACGCACAATAGGTCCAGTTCGCACTGCTCTTGAAAAATCCTTAGAACTGCTAAATAAATATGACTTTGAAGCAGAAATGGGTCATAAAGAAGTAGGTGGTATTCCTTCTTCTTTAAATAAAGATGGTCGTTTTACACATATAATGGAACAATTAGAAATTGACTGGAAATATAGTACTGCCATGCAAACTGCTGATAATGAATTAATGGCTAAAAATATAATTAAAGATATTTTTGTTAGACATGGTCTTGATGTTACTTTTTTGGCAAAACCAATCGAAGGTGTTGCAGGAAGTGGAGAACACACTCACGTTGGTGTAGCAGTTAAATTAAAAGATGGTAAAATCATAAATCTATTTACCCCTTCTGACATGAATAAGTATTATTTAAGTTCTATCGGTTGGGGTGCTTTAATGGGACTTCTCAAAAATTATGAAGTAGTAAATCCTTTTATTACTTCTTCAAATGATGCACTTAACAGATTAAAACCAGGATTTGAAGCTCCTGTCTGTATAGTTTCATCAATAGGACATAAAGTAGAAATACCATCTAGAAACCGCACCGTTTTAGCTGGATTAATTAGAGACCATAATAATCCTCTAGCTACTAGATTTGAAATTAGATCACCAAATCCTACTACTAATACTTATTTAGCTACTGCTGCTATCTATCAAGCTATGCTAGATGGAATAAAAAATATAATTTCAGCAAATAAGACAAATGAAGAACTTTTAAAAGAATTTTCTAAAAGTGTCGGTGAAGAAGGTTTTTATCTTGAAAAAGATAGAGCTTATAGAAGTGAAGAAGATGTATTTGAACATTATACTGAAGAAGAAAGAAATAAATTATTTGGAATTCCTCCTGCAACTGTCTGGGAAAATATAAAAAATTTAGATGTATACAAAGATAAGGTAAAAATCTTAAATGATGGTAATGTATTTACAAAAAATATTATTGAATCTTTTAAAACAAGTATCTTAATTCAATGGACTACCGAACTTAAAAACAGAATTATTCCAAGTAATATGGAATTAGTTAGAAGCTGTAAAAAACTTCACGACAGCAATACTGCTACTGACCTAGATGTCGTAAATTGGGAAAAAATAAATGAAATCAGATATGAACTAATGAAGGACAGTTTAAATAAAAAATCATTATTTACTAAAATAAGAGAAGCGATAGATAATAAACAGTATGATTTAGTATCATCTCTTCAATTAGAAATGAATAATAAAATACAATTATTAAAAGAATTATACCTCCAATATAAGAAAAACCTTTTTGAAATAATAGAATAA
- a CDS encoding NAD(P)-dependent oxidoreductase, translated as MRNGQWNKKQYKGIEITGKTLGLIGFGRIAKETAKRAYALGMNVIYTDKKGKAEGYDKYTYMSLDELLAKSDFISIHVPFNRENGVILGEEEFNKMKNGVYLINTARGGVVCEKALVKALDSGKVAAAAVDVFEEEPTRNEKLYTHPRVSLTPHIGASTKEAQARIGQEIVDIITKFFK; from the coding sequence ATGAGAAATGGTCAGTGGAATAAAAAGCAGTATAAGGGTATAGAAATTACTGGGAAAACTTTAGGGTTGATAGGTTTTGGAAGAATAGCTAAGGAAACTGCTAAAAGAGCTTATGCATTAGGTATGAACGTCATTTATACAGATAAAAAAGGCAAAGCTGAAGGTTATGATAAATATACATATATGTCTTTAGATGAATTATTGGCAAAATCAGATTTTATTTCTATTCATGTGCCATTTAATAGAGAAAATGGAGTTATTTTAGGAGAAGAAGAATTTAATAAAATGAAGAATGGAGTATATTTAATAAATACGGCAAGAGGTGGAGTAGTTTGTGAAAAAGCATTAGTAAAAGCTTTAGATTCAGGAAAGGTTGCTGCCGCTGCTGTAGATGTATTTGAAGAAGAACCAACCAGAAATGAGAAATTATATACTCATCCAAGAGTTTCATTAACACCTCATATAGGAGCTTCTACAAAAGAGGCGCAAGCTAGAATTGGTCAAGAAATAGTTGACATAATAACAAAATTTTTCAAATAG
- a CDS encoding carbon-nitrogen hydrolase family protein, which translates to MSKVKFAICQMQVINSKEANLKKAEDMIRKASYEGADIAVLPEMFNCPYDNNFFSDYAEEYLGKTTKLLSNLAKELEIYIVGGSIPEREKSRIFNTSYIFNKNGELIGRHRKIHLFDVDVDGGITFKESDTFSFGQDITVIETEFCKIGVAICYDMRFPELMRLMTLKGAKVIIVPAAFNMTTGPAHWHALAKIRAVDNQVYFIAASPSRNYNLSYIAYGHSLIVDPWGEVVAKADERETVIIKEVDLHRVNKIREELPLLKHRRIDLYDINENNSY; encoded by the coding sequence ATGAGTAAAGTAAAGTTTGCCATTTGTCAAATGCAAGTTATAAACAGTAAAGAAGCAAATCTTAAAAAAGCTGAAGATATGATTAGAAAAGCTAGTTATGAAGGAGCAGATATAGCAGTTCTTCCAGAGATGTTTAATTGTCCGTATGACAATAATTTTTTTTCTGATTATGCAGAAGAATATCTGGGAAAAACTACTAAATTATTATCAAATCTTGCAAAAGAGTTAGAAATATACATAGTAGGAGGTTCTATACCTGAAAGAGAAAAAAGCAGAATATTTAATACATCATATATTTTCAATAAAAATGGTGAGCTTATAGGCAGACATAGGAAAATTCATCTTTTTGATGTAGATGTAGATGGTGGAATAACTTTTAAAGAATCAGATACTTTTAGCTTTGGACAAGATATAACTGTAATTGAAACTGAATTTTGCAAAATTGGAGTAGCAATTTGTTATGATATGAGATTTCCGGAGTTAATGAGACTTATGACATTAAAAGGTGCAAAAGTGATAATAGTACCTGCTGCATTTAATATGACTACAGGTCCTGCTCACTGGCATGCTCTTGCAAAGATTAGAGCAGTAGATAATCAGGTTTATTTTATAGCTGCATCACCATCTAGAAATTATAATTTATCATATATAGCTTATGGACATTCATTAATTGTAGACCCGTGGGGTGAAGTTGTTGCAAAGGCGGATGAAAGAGAAACGGTTATTATAAAAGAAGTGGACCTTCATAGAGTAAATAAAATCAGAGAAGAACTTCCATTATTAAAACATAGGAGAATTGATTTGTATGATATAAATGAAAATAATTCATATTAG
- a CDS encoding patatin-like phospholipase family protein: protein MRGLFLQGGGAKGAFQAGVVFGLFEKGLDFQILSGTSIGAINSYFIYTNNIDKMREMWVNIDNIDFENDWKDDKIIDNSSLIKILEDLEGRNDKIEAYFVNYVKITGNNLKEKIVDITKFDKKEGLKFIKYSSLLPGKLDKNKTLDKIIEEFNSEKLFDEFKKDLEKGVYDGYNLDGGIVNNNFLSPFTENKVDKLYIVTFSVDYQIPDYILNKYSREDIIVIKPEVEFMRGDTIRFKKEFCEKIFYEGYEIGKKI, encoded by the coding sequence ATGAGAGGACTTTTTTTGCAAGGGGGAGGAGCAAAGGGAGCTTTTCAAGCAGGTGTTGTATTTGGATTATTTGAAAAAGGATTAGATTTTCAAATTCTTTCGGGAACTTCTATAGGTGCTATAAATTCTTATTTTATATATACTAATAATATAGATAAAATGAGAGAAATGTGGGTAAATATTGATAATATAGATTTTGAAAATGATTGGAAAGATGATAAAATAATTGATAATAGTTCATTAATAAAAATATTAGAAGACCTTGAAGGAAGAAATGATAAGATAGAGGCTTATTTTGTCAATTATGTAAAAATAACTGGAAATAATTTAAAAGAGAAAATAGTAGATATAACAAAATTTGATAAAAAGGAAGGTTTAAAATTTATTAAATATAGTTCTCTACTTCCCGGTAAGCTTGATAAAAATAAAACTTTAGATAAAATAATTGAAGAATTTAATTCTGAAAAGTTATTTGATGAATTTAAGAAAGATTTAGAAAAAGGAGTTTATGATGGGTATAATTTAGATGGCGGAATTGTTAATAATAATTTTTTATCACCTTTTACTGAAAATAAAGTTGATAAATTATATATAGTAACTTTTAGTGTTGATTACCAAATACCAGACTATATATTAAATAAATATAGTAGAGAAGATATTATAGTAATTAAACCTGAAGTTGAATTTATGCGTGGTGATACTATCAGATTTAAAAAAGAATTTTGTGAAAAAATATTTTACGAGGGTTATGAAATAGGTAAAAAAATTTAA
- the ytvI gene encoding sporulation integral membrane protein YtvI, which translates to MNSIIVFKLLSIIAIITIIYILFIKSFVLLLPFIFGWLISILIEPLVNFMNKKLKLYRGISSFISLILFIFTAGLFIAFIGGLIISEITNLSDSLPFIKEQLNNYAYIIINKSHSFFINIPPNIINYINKSLGTILNNFSSVVGIVASSTINFISIIPNILLFILVSLISAFFFSKDKDKIYNFLKRQLPSNLHKSKIVKVIKVIKEDLLFAIFGYIKAQFILMIFTFVESVIGLTILGIDYSILIALIVSVIDVLPFFGSGAVYIPWAIFSLLSENFKEAIFLIALYLIITLVRQTLEPKILSTQIGLYPLVTLMAIYIGLKVFGFMGIFLGPFIVIIFIAFQKAGLIPKFKDFNNN; encoded by the coding sequence ATGAACAGCATTATAGTCTTCAAATTATTATCAATAATAGCAATAATCACAATAATTTATATTCTGTTCATCAAGTCGTTTGTTTTACTACTGCCATTTATTTTTGGCTGGCTAATTTCCATCTTGATAGAACCTTTAGTAAATTTTATGAATAAAAAGTTAAAACTTTATAGAGGTATATCCTCTTTCATTTCTTTAATTTTATTTATATTTACTGCAGGACTTTTTATAGCTTTTATAGGCGGTTTAATAATTTCTGAAATAACTAATTTATCAGATAGTTTACCTTTTATAAAAGAACAACTGAATAATTATGCATATATAATCATAAATAAATCTCATTCCTTTTTCATAAATATACCGCCTAACATAATAAACTATATTAATAAATCATTAGGTACTATATTAAATAATTTTTCTTCTGTAGTTGGAATTGTAGCTTCATCAACTATCAATTTTATTAGCATTATACCAAATATACTGCTATTTATTTTAGTCAGCCTAATTTCTGCATTCTTTTTTTCAAAAGATAAAGATAAAATATACAATTTTTTAAAAAGACAACTACCATCTAACCTACATAAAAGCAAAATTGTAAAAGTAATAAAAGTAATAAAAGAAGATTTGCTATTTGCAATATTTGGATATATAAAAGCTCAGTTTATTCTTATGATATTTACTTTTGTAGAAAGTGTTATAGGTTTAACTATTCTCGGTATAGATTATTCCATATTAATTGCTTTAATAGTTTCTGTTATAGATGTTCTTCCATTTTTTGGTTCAGGTGCAGTATATATACCTTGGGCAATATTCAGCTTACTGTCAGAAAATTTTAAAGAAGCAATTTTCTTAATCGCTCTGTACTTAATAATTACACTCGTTAGACAAACTTTAGAACCTAAAATATTAAGTACTCAAATAGGCTTATATCCACTCGTAACCCTTATGGCTATATACATTGGATTAAAAGTTTTCGGTTTTATGGGAATATTCTTAGGTCCATTTATCGTAATTATATTCATAGCTTTTCAAAAAGCAGGATTGATACCAAAATTTAAAGATTTCAATAATAATTAA